The sequence below is a genomic window from Sorangiineae bacterium MSr12523.
GCAGTCAGCACCCAGAGGACGACGGCGACGAGAAGGCAGAGCACCGACGTGAGCCCGAGGAAGGTCCAGAGAAGGTACGTGACGATCTTGCGCGACATGGTCACCCGCCGCAGTTAACGAGGTTCGAGGTCGGGAACGCGCCGTGCGAGCTCTTCGAGCGCCGCGATCCCGGATTTCATCTTTCCGGCTGCAATGGCGTGCACCATGTTGCAGGCTTCGCGGTTGAAAGGGGTAGAAATTCCAAGCTTGTGCCCGCGAACGGCGACTTCCCCGTTCAGAAAGTCGACGGCCGGCGGTTGGCCCCGCTCGATCGCCGCCAGCATGGAGGAGCGCAACCTCCGGTAACGCGCCCCGACGGCCAGCAGCATTCCATGCTTGGCCACGAGGCCCGGCGAACCGTTGACTTGCCGCTCGGCCTCGGAAAGGGCAATCCAATCGATGTCCAGGGTGCCGGCGACCTTTTCCAGCCGAACCTTCTCGGCCCGTGCGACCGCCACGGCCTCGGTGATGATCTCGAGCCCGAGACGCCGGACGAACCGGTGGAGCATCAAGCTGCCGAGCGGCTTGCCGCCCAAGGTGCCCAAGGTGGAGATGGCGCAGTTGATGGCCAGCTTGCTCCAGCGCGCGCCCGCCAGGTTGCTCGTCGTCGACACGGGTCCGATGGGCTCGAAGAGCATCGCGAGCTTCATCAGCCGATCGTCGTTTTTGCCATCGATGCGGCCGATGGTGAAACCGCCCGCGGCGGTGCGGTCGTATACGCCGGGTTCGACCATGGATCCGCCCCACGCGACCACGGCGCCGAAGACGCGCTCCGGCCCGGCAATGGCGGCGACGCGGTCCTCGCAGAGCCCATTTTGCAGGCACACCATGGCGCCCCGCGGCGCGAGGAAAGGCACCACGTTGCGCGCGGCGTCTTCCACCTGGGTGGGCTGCGTGGACAAGATGATCCAATCGAACGGCGCGGTGTCGGGCGCGAGCTCGTTCACCGCGCGACCGCGCACCGTACGCAGGCCATCGACGCCGCGCAGGACGAAGCCGCGCTCCTGAATGGCGTGCGTCACCGCGCGGTTGCGCGTGAGGCCGGTGACATCGACCAACTCGCCGCTATGTTCGAGGAGGGACGCGGCGACGATGCCACCGAGCCCTCCGCATCCAACGACGAGGACACGTTGTTTGGATTCCGTTCCTTCGTGCACGGCCGCCGGTATACCTCACGGCCGCCCCGGCGAAAACGGTGAAGCCTTACGGGCGGCGCGTCGGTTCCGGTAGGGACTTGCTCGTGCGCACGAAGTCCGCGATGGCGCCGGTGAAGGCCACTTCGGCCTTGCTGCATTTGCCATCGTCGCCTCCACCGCAAGCTTTGTCGCGGGCGTCGAGGCCGGCCTTCACCTTGGGGGCCGCAAGAAGGGTGCTCTTGGTGGGCTCCTCCAAACGGCGCCAGGGGATGGCCGCGCGCTTGGGTTTCGGTGCCTTCGTCATGGTGATTTCCTCGGCCATGACGGAGACGCAGGAACCGTCCCAGCGAAGCACGTCGTACGAGCCCGTGTCGCCATTGGCGGCGACCAGAACGATGCCGTTCGCGTTCGCCTTGCGATGGGCCACGACGAGCACCTCTTCATCGAATTGCAGCTTCGCGCGGTGCGTGCGCCCGCCGCCGGCGTTCCATCCTTCGACGTCACGGGTCATGTAGGCGCGCGTGAAGGGCGTGCCTTGCGAGAAAAGCGAGAGGGCCACATCCGGATATTCGGCGCTGCAAAGCTTCTTCGCGTAGTCCGCGTCGGGCACACAGGCTTTGCGCGTGCCTTGGGGCGTGCACGTCGTAGGAAGGGGGCTGCCTGCGGCGCCAGAGGCAGAGGAGACCTCCGCTTGCGTGGTGGTGGTCGTGGCCGCGGAGGACTCGGCCGGTCCGCTTTCCGCTGGGGGCGCAACGCCCTGGGGCTCCACAATCGGAGTGGCGGTGCTGGCAACCGATACCGGTGCGGGGGTCGGGCTCGACCCGCAGGCCGCGGCGGCCACGCAGAACACAATGGATATCGCGAACTTGTTCGACTGATGCATGTGCGATGCTCCCAAAGCTGGGGAAATGCCCGCTCCAAAATTGGATGCGGAAAAGAAGCGACCACTCGCCTGATACGGTCGCTGACCCCGTTTCATTTGCTCCGGGTCAGCGAAAGTAGGTCACCGTGCGCACGCGCCACGCGGCCCGCAAGAGACCGTTTCCGAGTTCACCTGATTCAGTACCCGGACGCGCGCTGCACCAGGCAGTCGCCTCTTTTTCAAGCCTCGCTCAAGCCTTGCTCACGCCGCGCGTGCGGCGCTTTCCTCAAGGAAATCGAGACACTCGCTCAGCGAGTCCGTCTGAAAGAGTCGCTGGCGCATCGCCGAGGCGCCGGGCAAACCACTGAGATACCCCGAGAGGTGACGCCGGGTGACCCGCACACCGTACGGCTCGCCGCGGAATTCCACGTTGGCACGAAGGTGATCGCGGCAGAGCGCCAGCCGCTCTTCGGCCGTGGGCGGCAACACCGGCTTGCCCTCGAAGCGCTGCGCGATTTCGCGAAAGACCCACGGGTGCTCGATGGAGCGACGCCCGACCATGACGCCCGCACAATGCGTCTCCGCGAGCGCGCGTTCCGCATCGTCGGCACTGCGCACGTCGCCGTTGACGATGACCGGGATGGACACGACGCTCTGCGCGCGGGCTGCCCACGCCCAATCGGCCGCGCCCTTGTGACCCATTTGGGCCGTGCGGCAGTGGACCGTGAGCGCGGCGATGCCCGCGTCCTCCAAGCGACGCGCGAGGTCGACGATGGGCATGTCCGATTCGGGCCCATACCCAATGCGGGTCTTCACCGTGACGGGAAGCGAGACGCTCTGCACGACCAGACGCGCCATGGCCACCATGGCCTCCGGGTTGCGCAGCCACCCCGCGCCCGCACCACGCCCCGCGATCTTGGGCACCCAGCAGCCGCAGTTGATGTCGATGAACGCGGGCCGTGCTTCCTCGGCAACGCGCGCGGCCTCGGCCAGGCGCTCCGGGTTGGACCCGTAGATCTGAATCGCGGTGTGCGTGTCGTCTTCCGCCAGGGAGATCTTCCGGCGCGCGTTGCGGCAGCCGCGAAGCAGACCTTCGACGTTCACGAACTCGGTCACTTCGATGGTGGAACCGAAGCCGCGGCACAATCGGCGAAAGACGACGTCCGTCACGTCCTCCATGGGCGCGAGGACCACGGGGCGATTGCGCAATAGCTCGGAGACGTTGACGGGGCTGGCAGACATCGGGGGAGCGCCTTCCTAGCGCGATGGGCCTCCCGGCGCCAGTCCGCCCTCCAAACGGGCGCGAATCGTGCGTTCCTGATCGCCAAGTGCGGCGATGGCTTCGCACGTGCGCTCGGAAACGCGGCGGAACACCCGCGGGCTCGGGGCCTCGTTCATGAGGCTGCCGAAGTCGACCGGAGGCCCGAAGGCCACCACCACCTTGCGCCCGGTTCGCGTGGCGTTGGAGCCAATCTGTTGAACGATGTCGTTCGTGAGGCCGTTCACGAACACGGGAATCACCTGCGCGCCGGCGCGATGGATGATGCGCCCCACCCCGCTCTGCGCGGGCAAGAGCGCGTAGGGATCATCGCCTTTGTTGCGCGCGCCCTCCGGATGCAGCCCCACGAACACGCCGCCGCGGCGAAGGAGCGATGCCACTTCCTCGATGCCCGCCAGATTGAGCCCCTGACGTTTGCGATCGCGAAACACCGGCGGGTACATGGCGAAAAAGCTCATCACACCGTTCACGACTGGGCCGAGCGGATGGTCGTAAAAGAAATTCGACCGCACGGGGAACAGGATGCGATGCGGCAGCCCGCGCTTCACGAGGTAGCCGGTGACAACGTACAGATCGAAAAAGCTGCGGTGGTTGGAGACGAGCACGTAGCTTTTGCCCGGATCGAAATGCGGCAGTCGATCCACACCGTGCACATGACGCAAGTTGCGAATGGCCGCCTCGATCCAATTGGCGCCAATGGTCCGCTGCAACCACCTTAACGATTTGTCGAGCGTCCCGGGCTCGAGACTTTTCCGAATGAACCGGATCTGTCCGCGTTCGAGCGGGCTCAGGAGATTTCCGCCGGCGCTGAGCAGGTCGAGTGGCTCGGCTCGACGGGGTGCAGCAGCGCCAGCCGACTGGCCTACTGCAGGAGCAGCGCCAGGGCGTGCCACACCAGCATGAGCGTTTTCTTCGGACAACACGGAATCCTCCGTCATGTAGGTCGACCACACTTTACCGTCGCCGCAAGTGAACACGTGCGGTTTTCGACTTGCGCGTGTCCGGACTGCGCGTGACTCTTATAGGCCGTGAGCGACATCGCGAAGATCACCAAACTTCTCCACGACGACTCGCTCGAACGCCAGATGGCGGCGGTGATCGTGCTGGGGGAGCTTTGCGCGGGCGGTCCCGACGTGATTCGCGGCTTGCTCCACGCGCTCTCCAGCGACGTGCCCGTGCTCCAGCGCCATGCCGTCTCGGCACTCTCGCGCATCGGCGCGCGGGAGCTCGCATTGTGCGCCAAGGACTCGCTGCTCGATCCCAACGTGCGCCTCGAAGCGCTCACCGCATTGCGCCTCGTCGTGGGCACGCGCTCGGGCGCGACGCACGGCCACGTGGAGCCGCATGTTGCCGAGGCCCTCATCGAGATTGCCTCGGGTGAAGATCGCGCCCTCGCCCAAAGTGCGCTGACAACGTTGGCAGGGCTGGAAATTCCTGCGGAGACCTCGCAGAGCCTGGCAAAACTGGTCGCGCACCCCGAGTTGGAACGCGCGCGCTTCGTCATCGACCAACTCGGACGCCGCAAAGACGGAGAGGCCACGCTCGTTCTCGTGGGCGTCGTCAAATCGTTGGATCGGCGGCGGGCGGAGTTTGCCGCGGGCGCGCTCACCGGAAAGGACGATGCGGTCACGCCGCTCGCCGAGGCGCTGCTCGAGACCAAGGACACGGACCGCGCGTGGTTGATGCGCAACGTGCTCCGGCCCAGCGCGAGGAAGGTGCCGGCCGCGCTCTTGAACAAGATGCTCGATCGGGCCATGGAGCGTTTCGGCGCCGGCGAGCGCGGGTGGGAGCCGCTCCTCGACATCGTGCGCGATGCCGATCCAGAGGCGGTCGCGGGCGCGCTGCGTACGCTGGCGCGCAAGTTCGAAAAGCAGGACCAGACGACCGACGCCATTGCCGTCTGGCGCCGCGTTTGCGCGAGCGATCGCGCGACGAACGATGACCGCGACGAGCTCGCGGCCCTCGAACGGCGCATCGGTCAACGTGACCAACGCGACCAACGCGAACGCAGCGGCAGGCCCCAGCGCCGGAAAGCGGCAAGGTAAGGGAGGGGGGAGACTCATCTCGGCCGAGCCTTTGACCACGAAGGCGGTGCGGGGCGCGAGTTGGACCATCGCGACCAGCGTCGGATCACGCGCCATCGGCTTGGTGGGTACGCTGGCGATCACCTATTTTCTCGTGCCCGAGATCATCGGCGAGGTGTCCGACGCCTCGGTGCTCATCCTGAGCGCGATGCAGCTCTCCACGATTGGCGTCGGGCAGTACGTCATCGCGAAGCCCAACGCCGGCCGCGACGTCGCATGGCACGCGACGGTGTTCCACATGGCGCTGGGGCTACTCGCCATCGGCCTGGTCACCTTGTTCCGCGAGCGATTCGGAGGCTTTCTCAGCGCGCCCACCATGGCGCGCTACGTTCCGGGCTTGGCGCTGGCCGCGGTGTTCGATCGCGTCGCCTTCATGCCGGAGCGGCTGCTCGCGCGCGACATGCAGTTTCGCGTGATCGGTCTCTCGCGCACCGTCGGCGAGGTGACCTACAGCATCGCGTCGGTGGCCTTGGCCTTCGCGGGTCTCGGCGGCATGGCCTTGGTGCTCGCGAACGTCGCGCGCAGCATCCTTCGGTGCGCGATGCTCTGCATGGCCGTCGACCGGCGCGAGTGGCTCACGCCATCGCCGCTGTCGAAGGTGACGACGCGCGCGATGCTCGCCTTCGGACTCCCCTTCTCGGTCAGCGCATCGGCGAGCTTCGCGGCGCGGCGCTGGGACAACTTGCTCGTGTCGAACTTCTTCGGACCGACGGTGCTCGGCGAGTACAACCTCGCGTACAACTTGGCCGACATTCCCGCGGTGCAGGTGGGCGAGCAGATTGGCGACGTGCTCCTGCCCTCGTTTTCGCACATGGGTCCAGCGCAGCGGAAACGCGCCCTGGTGCGCTCGACCGCGTTGCTCGCCCTCATCGTGTTTCCACTCGCGGTCGGGCTCGGCGCGGTGGCCAACACCGCGGTCGCGACCTTGCTGCGCAAAGAATGGCACAGCGTAGGGCCGATGTTGACATTGCTCGCTGCGCTATCCGTCGCGCGCCCTGTCGGCTGGACCATTGCGTCGTACTTGGTCGCGCGGGAGATGACTCGCCCGCTCATGTGGCTCGGCCTCTTTCAAGTGGCCTCGTTGCTCGCATGCATTGCCACGATCGGGCGCGCCGGGCCGCTCTGGACCTGCGTCGCCGTCGGTGTGGCGTTCGGCGCGCACGCGCTCGCCAGCATGGTGGTGGTCGCTCGAGCTGACAACATCACGGTCGCGTCACTTGTCATGTCGTGCGTGGGACCGCTGCTCGCGTGCATCCCGTTGGTGCTCGCCGTCATCGGTGCGCGACATGGACTGGCATGGCTTGGAGAGATGCCGCGGGGAGTCGGCCTCGCAGTGGAGATCATCGCCGGGGGGCTCGGTTACGTGGGCGGTGCCTTTCTTTTGGCTCGAAAGACCGCGGCGGACTTCCTGGGTCTGGTGCGCTCGGCCCTGGGGCGCCGCGCCGCAGGTCGTTCCTCGGCCTAGTGGCGCTCGGCGGGGCAATTTACCACGCGGGTGCTCGCGGCCTTCGCGAGATACCCGGCAGAATCAGTTGGCGCAGAATTCGCTTGCGTCCCCGCTGACAGCTCTACGCCGAGCACCAGAAAGCGAGTCCGTTCCATCATGCTGAGCGCGTCCCAAGAGACGGGCGAGCCCGTGCGCACATTGCCGCAGAGAGGGGACGTTCTCGTCGGCAAATACCGAGTTGATCGGGTCATCGGCGACGGTGGCATGTGCATCGTGTACGCAGCCGAGCACCTGCAGCTCGAGGATTGGGTCGCCATCAAGGTGCTGCGCACCGAGTGGGTCGACCGCCCCGAGGTGGTGGAGCGCTTCCTTCGCGAGGGCAAAACCGCCACGCGCATTCGAAGCGAACACGTGGTGCGCACCTTCGACGTGGGAACGCTCGACGACGGCACACCGTGCCTGGTGATGGAGTACCTCGTCGGCAGCGATCTGGATGCGCTGCTCACGGCCAATGGGCCGCTTCCGGTGCCTGCAGCCGTGGATTACCTGCTCCAAGCGGGGGAGGCCATCGGCGAGGCGCACCAATTGGGCATCGTTCACCGCGACCTCAAGCCGGCGAACCTGTTCCTCACGCATCGCGCGGATGGGTCGCCGTGGATCAAGGTGCTCGACTTCGGCATTTCGAAGCTTGCACCGCGGGCACTTGCGCTGACGGGACGCGATCTGGCGCTCACGGGGACGCACTCCATCATGGGCTCGCCGCGCTACATGTCGCCCGAGCAGATGCGCTCCTCGATGGAGGTCGATCATCGCGCGGACATCTGGGCCCTCGGCGTGATCTTGCACGAGCTCATCGCGGGTCAGCCGCCCTTCGACGGCGAGACGATGCCCGAGATCTGCGCGAATATCCTGCAGAGCCCCGCACCGCCGCTCACCACGCTCTGCCCGGATGTGCTGCCCGACATGGAGGCGGTGGTGCTGCGCTGCCTCGAGAAGGATCCGGCGAAGCGCTTCCAGAACTTGGGCGAGCTCGCGGCCGCGCTGCGCGAATTTGGCACCCCCGCCGGGCGGGCTTCAGCCCATCGCATCATGGGCATCTTCCAATCGGGCGCCACGATGTACGGGCGCACGTCGGGGCAGATGCCCGAGAGCGGGCCCGCATGGGGCTCGACCGATCCGACGTGGAGGCCGGGACCGCGAAAACGCCGCAGCTTGGTAAGGACCGTGGGCATCGCCCTGGGTTCGACGGCGATTGTCGCGTGCGGGGCCATTACCGCGATGTTTGCCCTTCGCCATGCGACCCCGACGAGCACGAGTGCGGCGCCCGCACCGTCGCCCGTGCTTTCCTGGGAGGCCCAAGTCGCTCCCTCGGCTCCGCCCACGCTCACCAGCGCGCCCACGCCTTCGGCCTCGATCGAGCCGCCGCCCGCCGCCTCGGAGACGGCGAGCGCCGCAAGCGCGAGTGCGAGTGCAAGCGCATCCGCGGATGCGAAGAAGTCGAAACACGGATCGGCAAAGGCTCGAGGTGCAGCTGCGCCGACGGGCGCGTCGGTGCCGTCATCGGACTCCTTGCAGACGCCGCCACGTGGAAGCGCGACCGCGGCGCCCACGAGTTCCGAATCGCTGTTCGAAGAGCGCAAGTAACCGCCTACAGGCCGCAGTTCCCCAAACAGCTCTGGCAGCCACTCATGAAGCTGAAGCTCTTTCGTTCCATCTTCTTCTGCTCGTTGTGCTCGAGCCTCGTGCTCGGCTCGGTCGAGGTGCGCGCGGCGGGCAGCGATGCCCCCGCAGCGCAGGCGCTGTTCAACGAGGCGAAGAAGCTCATCGCC
It includes:
- the dusB gene encoding tRNA dihydrouridine synthase DusB is translated as MSASPVNVSELLRNRPVVLAPMEDVTDVVFRRLCRGFGSTIEVTEFVNVEGLLRGCRNARRKISLAEDDTHTAIQIYGSNPERLAEAARVAEEARPAFIDINCGCWVPKIAGRGAGAGWLRNPEAMVAMARLVVQSVSLPVTVKTRIGYGPESDMPIVDLARRLEDAGIAALTVHCRTAQMGHKGAADWAWAARAQSVVSIPVIVNGDVRSADDAERALAETHCAGVMVGRRSIEHPWVFREIAQRFEGKPVLPPTAEERLALCRDHLRANVEFRGEPYGVRVTRRHLSGYLSGLPGASAMRQRLFQTDSLSECLDFLEESAARAA
- a CDS encoding protein kinase, giving the protein MLSASQETGEPVRTLPQRGDVLVGKYRVDRVIGDGGMCIVYAAEHLQLEDWVAIKVLRTEWVDRPEVVERFLREGKTATRIRSEHVVRTFDVGTLDDGTPCLVMEYLVGSDLDALLTANGPLPVPAAVDYLLQAGEAIGEAHQLGIVHRDLKPANLFLTHRADGSPWIKVLDFGISKLAPRALALTGRDLALTGTHSIMGSPRYMSPEQMRSSMEVDHRADIWALGVILHELIAGQPPFDGETMPEICANILQSPAPPLTTLCPDVLPDMEAVVLRCLEKDPAKRFQNLGELAAALREFGTPAGRASAHRIMGIFQSGATMYGRTSGQMPESGPAWGSTDPTWRPGPRKRRSLVRTVGIALGSTAIVACGAITAMFALRHATPTSTSAAPAPSPVLSWEAQVAPSAPPTLTSAPTPSASIEPPPAASETASAASASASASASADAKKSKHGSAKARGAAAPTGASVPSSDSLQTPPRGSATAAPTSSESLFEERK
- a CDS encoding 2-dehydropantoate 2-reductase, with translation MHEGTESKQRVLVVGCGGLGGIVAASLLEHSGELVDVTGLTRNRAVTHAIQERGFVLRGVDGLRTVRGRAVNELAPDTAPFDWIILSTQPTQVEDAARNVVPFLAPRGAMVCLQNGLCEDRVAAIAGPERVFGAVVAWGGSMVEPGVYDRTAAGGFTIGRIDGKNDDRLMKLAMLFEPIGPVSTTSNLAGARWSKLAINCAISTLGTLGGKPLGSLMLHRFVRRLGLEIITEAVAVARAEKVRLEKVAGTLDIDWIALSEAERQVNGSPGLVAKHGMLLAVGARYRRLRSSMLAAIERGQPPAVDFLNGEVAVRGHKLGISTPFNREACNMVHAIAAGKMKSGIAALEELARRVPDLEPR
- a CDS encoding oligosaccharide flippase family protein, producing MTATSSRPSNGASVNVTNATNANAAAGPSAGKRQGKGGGRLISAEPLTTKAVRGASWTIATSVGSRAIGLVGTLAITYFLVPEIIGEVSDASVLILSAMQLSTIGVGQYVIAKPNAGRDVAWHATVFHMALGLLAIGLVTLFRERFGGFLSAPTMARYVPGLALAAVFDRVAFMPERLLARDMQFRVIGLSRTVGEVTYSIASVALAFAGLGGMALVLANVARSILRCAMLCMAVDRREWLTPSPLSKVTTRAMLAFGLPFSVSASASFAARRWDNLLVSNFFGPTVLGEYNLAYNLADIPAVQVGEQIGDVLLPSFSHMGPAQRKRALVRSTALLALIVFPLAVGLGAVANTAVATLLRKEWHSVGPMLTLLAALSVARPVGWTIASYLVAREMTRPLMWLGLFQVASLLACIATIGRAGPLWTCVAVGVAFGAHALASMVVVARADNITVASLVMSCVGPLLACIPLVLAVIGARHGLAWLGEMPRGVGLAVEIIAGGLGYVGGAFLLARKTAADFLGLVRSALGRRAAGRSSA
- a CDS encoding 1-acyl-sn-glycerol-3-phosphate acyltransferase, with product MQRTIGANWIEAAIRNLRHVHGVDRLPHFDPGKSYVLVSNHRSFFDLYVVTGYLVKRGLPHRILFPVRSNFFYDHPLGPVVNGVMSFFAMYPPVFRDRKRQGLNLAGIEEVASLLRRGGVFVGLHPEGARNKGDDPYALLPAQSGVGRIIHRAGAQVIPVFVNGLTNDIVQQIGSNATRTGRKVVVAFGPPVDFGSLMNEAPSPRVFRRVSERTCEAIAALGDQERTIRARLEGGLAPGGPSR